The following are from one region of the Bactrocera oleae isolate idBacOlea1 chromosome 6, idBacOlea1, whole genome shotgun sequence genome:
- the LOC106623685 gene encoding monocarboxylate transporter 14, whose protein sequence is MGDTNALGSGTRLRKFDRTDSEVACEEAARLTADLQEGTVSPDDEDDLSEYGELPPPPDGGYGWVICFASFMCNMIVDGIAYTFGIFLGEFVDYFGEGKGKVAWVGSLLSGVYLSAGPIVSALANKYGCRAVCIAGSVVGCIAFVLSTMSTSINMLMLTYGVIGGFGFGMIYLPAVVAVGYYFETKRSLATGIAVCGSGFGTFAFAPLATYLLQLYGWKNALLIFAGLILNCAIFGAMMRPLTYPKKKKVKPLMQRMYEEKQLQLERGSIAGSHFMVQLPDGTMERKLKMPLNADPGVHSSLNLELLAQQGSLHPVSTLPTITEAKVVEYQTGAQSPPTVDSNGQLDVKRSGRRSHRNSETETSPYNSVDAMTRNASQPAFMADHQSLPKNGSVPSFNRVRKTSASERFQPSLAAIRASSRGDLDSNGVEMGFTSSKISLSQSQSSGKMVRPMSRKDIFYSGSVTNLPQYQSQKSLTNYRNSVLSLTKYEKSMQSVRVHDPLAEAEKGRGQYDLCPCLTIPDSIKSVFNTMLDVSLLKDPVFMLIGVSNIFGMAGLYVPFVYLVDAAKKDGIEDSSASFLLSIIGITNTFGRVICGYVADFPKVDSLFLNNVCLLISTVAVTLTPLCSTYGAYVTMSIFFGIAISGYISLTSIILVDLLGLDRLTNAFGLLILFRGFAAIIGSPLAGAVYDATQSYDLPFYMAGGLFALSTITSFMAPCLKRCTTSDETPMQIDTLTPIDEEQGEEVEDEEDQPITIVPKIVKTLPSPQHEETDRGFPNEANKSGAESKL, encoded by the coding sequence atgggtGATACAAATGCGCTGGGTTCCGGCACGCGTCTACGTAAATTCGATCGTACAGACAGTGAGGTTGCATGTGAAGAAGCCGCGCGCCTTACCGCCGACCTGCAGGAAGGCACCGTCAGTCCGGACGATGAGGATGATCTCAGCGAATATGGCGAGCTGCCACCACCGCCAGACGGCGGTTACGGTTGGGTCATCTGCTTTGCGTCGTTTATGTGCAACATGATTGTGGACGGTATCGCGTACACGTTCGGTATATTCCTTGGTGAATTCGTCGATTACTTTGGTGAAGGCAAAGGCAAGGTGGCCTGGGTAGGCAGCTTACTTAGTGGTGTTTATCTGAGCGCTGGTCCGATTGTGTCCGCGTTAGCGAATAAATATGGTTGTCGTGCAGTATGCATTGCGGGTAGCGTTGTGGGTTGTATTGCATTCGTACTAAGCACGATGAGCACGTCCATTAATATGCTGATGCTAACATATGGTGTAATCGGCGGTTTCGGCTTCGGTATGATTTACCTGCCTGCAGTTGTGGCTGTCGGTTATTATTTTGAAACTAAACGCTCACTGGCCACTGGTATTGCTGTATGTGGCTCCGGTTTCGGCACGTTCGCCTTCGCGCCATTAGCTACGTATTTGTTGCAGTTGTATGGCTGGAAGAATGCACTACTCATCTTCGCGGGTCTCATTTTGAATTGTGCCATATTTGGCGCTATGATGCGTCCACTCACCTACCCCAAAAAGAAGAAGGTTAAACCGCTCATGCAGCGTATGTACGAGGAGAAGCAATTGCAATTGGAACGTGGTTCAATTGCTGGTTCACATTTCATGGTACAGCTGCCGGACGGCACCATGGAGCGTAAACTGAAGATGCCACTCAATGCCGATCCCGGTGTGCACTCTAGTCTCAATTTGGAATTGCTCGCCCAACAGGGTTCATTACATCCCGTCTCAACACTACCAACTATAACCGAAGCAAAAGTGGTCGAATATCAAACTGGCGCACAAAGTCCACCCACTGTCGATAGCAATGGTCAATTGGATGTGAAGCGTAGCGGTAGGCGTTCACATCGTAATTCGGAAACCGAGACCAGTCCTTACAACTCTGTGGATGCAATGACACGCAATGCCTCACAGCCCGCCTTTATGGCAGACCATCAAAGTCTTCCAAAGAATGGTTCGGTGCCTTCTTTTAATCGGGTACGCAAGACGTCAGCCAGCGAACGTTTCCAGCCATCCTTAGCCGCCATACGTGCATCATCGCGCGGCGATCTCGACAGCAATGGTGTTGAAATGGGTTTTACATCGTCGAAAATATCGCTCTCACAAAGTCAGTCCAGTGGCAAAATGGTACGTCCAATGTCACGTAAAGACATCTTCTACTCCGGATCTGTGACAAATCTGCCACAATACCAGTCGCAAAAATCGCTCACGAATTATCGTAACTCCGTACTATCGTTaaccaaatatgaaaagagcatGCAAAGTGTACGTGTACATGATCCGTTGGCTGAAGCTGAAAAAGGACGTGGACAATACGATCTTTGTCCCTGTCTCACCATACCAGACTCCATTAAATCCGTATTCAATACAATGTTGGACGTCAGCTTATTGAAGGATCCAGTTTTTATGCTTATCGGCGTCTCCAATATATTCGGCATGGCCGGTTTGTACGTGCCATTTGTGTATCTCGTGGATGCGGCTAAAAAAGACGGCATCGAAGATAGTTCAGCATCATTTCTACTCTCAATTATCGGCATAACAAACACATTCGGCAGGGTAATTTGCGGGTATGTGGCCGATTTCCCCAAAGTCGATTCACTGTTTCTCAACAACGTTTGTCTACTCATTTCCACTGTGGCCGTTACATTAACACCGCTTTGCTCTACCTACGGGGCCTACGTGACTATGTCCATTTTCTTCGGTATCGCCATCTCCGGTTACATTTCACTTACGTCAATTATACTCGTAGATCTATTGGGACTGGACAGGCTCACCAACGCCTTCGGATTGCTTATTTTATTCAGAGGTTTTGCCGCCATCATTGGATCGCCATTAGCCGGCGCTGTTTACGATGCAACACAAAGCTACGATTTGCCATTCTATATGGCGGGCGGTTTATTTGCGCTATCCACGATCACCAGCTTCATGGCGCCATGTCTAAAACGTTGCACCACCTCCGATGAAACACCAATGCAGATTGATACGCTCACACCAATCGACGAAGAGCAAGGTGAAGAGGTGGAGGATGAAGAGGATCAGCCCATAACGATTGTACCGAAAATTGTGAAAACCCTACCCAGTCCACAACACGAGGAGACGGACAGAGGATTTCCAAATGAAGCAAACAAAAGTGGCGCCGAATCGAAGTTATAA